In Streptomyces sp. SLBN-118, the following are encoded in one genomic region:
- a CDS encoding PspA-associated protein PspAA, which produces MIMRILGEGQYEITDEYLDRLNELDSALQSAADAGEEAAFTTALSALLDAVRSLGTPLPDEQITPSDLVLPDAGTSLAKVRELLSDEGLIPG; this is translated from the coding sequence ATGATCATGCGGATTCTCGGCGAGGGCCAGTACGAGATCACCGACGAGTACCTGGACCGGCTCAACGAGCTGGACTCCGCCCTGCAGTCGGCCGCCGACGCGGGCGAGGAGGCGGCGTTCACCACCGCCCTGTCGGCCCTGCTGGACGCGGTACGCAGCCTGGGCACGCCGCTGCCGGACGAGCAGATCACGCCGTCCGACCTGGTGCTGCCCGATGCGGGCACCAGCCTCGCAAAGGTGCGGGAACTGCTGTCCGACGAGGGTCTGATCCCGGGGTGA
- a CDS encoding DUF2933 domain-containing protein, giving the protein MSTSQRNYGLYAIALAIVVVSALALGVPVGTLVLLGVVMVCPLMMFFMMRGMHGGHRGSGQDSDPTDRLRKHDRHASGRP; this is encoded by the coding sequence ATGAGCACCAGCCAGCGCAACTACGGCCTGTACGCCATCGCGCTCGCCATCGTCGTGGTCAGCGCACTGGCGCTCGGAGTGCCCGTCGGCACCCTGGTCCTGCTGGGCGTCGTCATGGTCTGTCCGCTGATGATGTTCTTCATGATGCGCGGCATGCACGGCGGCCACCGCGGATCCGGCCAGGACAGTGACCCGACGGACCGGCTGCGTAAGCACGACCGGCACGCATCCGGTCGGCCGTAG
- a CDS encoding PspA/IM30 family protein, which produces MTSITHRIAALFRIKANKALDRAEDPREVLDYSYEQQLGMLQKVRRGVADVATSRKRVELQVNQLQQSTGKLQDQAQQALAAGREDLAREALTRRTAVASQITDLQGQQASLREQEEKLTLAAQRLQAKVDSFRTRKETIKATYTAAEAQTRITEAVTGIGEELGDVGLAMQRAQDKTEQMQARAGALDELLASGALEDATLPAGRDDIQAELERVTAGSDVEAELARMKAQLPSASAPAAVEGPDAPKSLSDQEATS; this is translated from the coding sequence ATGACCAGCATCACTCACCGTATCGCCGCCCTGTTCCGGATCAAGGCCAACAAGGCGCTGGACCGGGCCGAGGACCCGCGCGAAGTCCTGGACTACTCCTACGAGCAGCAGTTGGGGATGCTGCAGAAGGTACGACGTGGCGTGGCCGATGTGGCGACCAGCCGTAAGCGCGTCGAGCTGCAGGTGAACCAGTTGCAGCAGTCCACGGGCAAGCTGCAGGACCAGGCCCAGCAGGCGCTCGCGGCCGGTCGGGAGGATCTGGCCCGTGAGGCGCTGACCCGCCGGACGGCGGTGGCCTCGCAGATCACCGATCTGCAGGGTCAGCAGGCGTCTCTGAGGGAGCAGGAGGAGAAGCTGACCCTGGCTGCCCAACGTCTGCAGGCGAAGGTGGACTCGTTCCGTACCCGCAAGGAGACGATCAAGGCCACCTACACCGCGGCCGAGGCCCAGACCCGGATCACCGAGGCCGTCACTGGCATTGGTGAAGAGCTGGGCGATGTGGGCCTGGCCATGCAGCGCGCCCAGGACAAGACCGAGCAGATGCAGGCCCGCGCCGGTGCGCTGGACGAGCTGCTCGCCTCAGGGGCGTTGGAGGACGCCACGCTGCCCGCTGGGCGGGATGACATACAGGCCGAGCTTGAGCGCGTGACCGCGGGCAGTGACGTCGAAGCGGAGTTGGCCCGGATGAAGGCACAGCTGCCGTCCGCTTCCGCCCCGGCGGCGGTGGAGGGTCCTGATGCCCCGAAGAGCCTGTCGGACCAGGAGGCGACATCATGA